A segment of the Paracoccus suum genome:
GTGCCAGCCGGTCGAGCGCATCGGCAAAGCCGCGCAGCAGGTCCTCGGCCCGCCCAAGGCTGAGGACGGTGCCGATGTCGATCGCAGCCAGCATCTGCAGCCCGCCATCGGGCCGCGCGCCGCTGATGGCACGCACATGGTTGCGCCGGCCCATGCGCAGCAGCAACGGATGGCGCGCGAAATCGACCGGCGTCAGGCGGGTCGGGTCCAGGCCGGCGAGGCGGGCATACTCCTGCGCGGCGGGCTCTGCGTTCAGCTCCATGATGGTATGGGTGGCGGGATCGGCACCCGTGACGACACAGCGCCCCTCGGTCGGGGAAAAGGGCGCGTAAGCCAGCTCCTCGACCGGCAGGTCGGTCGCCATCATGCACACGATGGCCGCGTCCGAGGTGACTTGGCCCTCGTGCATGACCAGTACGTCGGCAAAGGTCAGCCCGTTACCGCCAAAGCCGCCGATCACCGGCAGCCCCGGCAGCGAGGCGTCCAGCGCCGCCGCAAGCACGTTTTCGTGCCGCGATTGCCCGTCCGCCAGAACGAGGCCCAGCATCGTGGCGCGGCCGCGCTGCGACAGCCGGGCCGAGGCCGCGCGCAGATCGGCCATCCAGCGCGCGACGCCCGACATCGACAGCTGTGCGAGGGCGACCGTCTCGACGGCGAAGCCCGTGGCGGGAAAGGCGATGGCGACGAGCCCGCCTTGGCCATACCCGCTTTGCGTGATCTCCCCCGCGCTGGAACAGCCCGCCAGATGGCAACTGCCGGGCAGCAAGGCCCGCAGGGCCTCGGCGACAGGCGCCAGTTGGGACGCGGGCGAGGCGAACAGCAACACCAGGGAAGGCCCCAGCGGCGCCGCAAAGCCGGCGATCCGTTCTGCGGCCTCGTCCGGCGCAAGTCCCCCTTCCAGGCTCAGCGCCCGTGGCAGCCCGTCGCCCACCGGCGTTGCCGGCG
Coding sequences within it:
- a CDS encoding FIST N-terminal domain-containing protein — its product is MSRSVPLGGEPPATPVGDGLPRALSLEGGLAPDEAAERIAGFAAPLGPSLVLLFASPASQLAPVAEALRALLPGSCHLAGCSSAGEITQSGYGQGGLVAIAFPATGFAVETVALAQLSMSGVARWMADLRAASARLSQRGRATMLGLVLADGQSRHENVLAAALDASLPGLPVIGGFGGNGLTFADVLVMHEGQVTSDAAIVCMMATDLPVEELAYAPFSPTEGRCVVTGADPATHTIMELNAEPAAQEYARLAGLDPTRLTPVDFARHPLLLRMGRRNHVRAISGARPDGGLQMLAAIDIGTVLSLGRAEDLLRGFADALDRLARPPALILGFDCILRRLALEEAGLQDEVARLHSRYNIAGFNTYGELHDGMHVNQTFVGMAFLPPDDPPQSGEGGDSIPGAHPVAAA